The Rhinolophus ferrumequinum isolate MPI-CBG mRhiFer1 chromosome 2, mRhiFer1_v1.p, whole genome shotgun sequence genome includes the window tgAGTAATTGTGACATtattcaaggtaaaaaaaaattgtaaaaaattgtagctaaaataaaatgagggaccctaaaaaaaataaatctgtggaTCTAGAGATGAAAACAATCTCAAACCATGAGCAGCTTGTGTTTATAAAAAAGAAGTCATACCACAAAGCATGACTCCTTTTCCTTTGGTAAATTCAAATACAGTAGATGAAGTAGAAGTTATAAATAAAGTCAACTCTGTATTTCAGTAAAAAGACCTCATTAACACATCTTtgcttaaaaattaattctttacaaataaatattttcagattttttgggtagatacccaggagagggattgctgggtcatatggtaattctattctcaatttttgaggaacctccacactgccttccatagcggctgcaccagtctgcattcccaccaacagtgtatgagggttcctttttctccacagcctctccaaaacttgttattatttgacttgttgatgatagccattctaaccggtgtgaGGTAATATATCATTGTGGTTATTATTTGTATTACTCTGATAATTaatggccaagacaaggaaacaaccaaagtgtccttcgatagatggttagataaagatgtggtataccatgtttccccgaaaataagacttagccagaccatcagctctaattcgtcttttggagcaaaaattaatacaagacccagtcttattttaatataatataagactgggtataatgtaatataatactaggtcttatataacataagaccgggtcttatataagaccagttcttatattaatttttgctccaaaagatgcattagagctgatggtccggtgaggtcttattttgggggaaacacagtatatacacaacggaatactattctgctataagaaaagatgaaataacaccatttgcgacaacatggatggatcttgagattattatgctgagagaaataaatcagactgaaagagtcgagaaccatatggtttcactgatatgtggtatataaaactgaaaatgacaaaggaacaagacaaacagatgaagaaacaaaaactcataggcacagacaatagtttagtggttaccagagagtatgGGGGGAAGacggtgatagatgagggtaaacagggtcaaatatatggtgatggaaagagaactgactctgggtggcgaacacacaatgtgatatatagatgatgtactacagaattgtacacctaaaacctctgtaactttactaacaattgtcaccccaataaattttaataaaaaattaattcaaattggtTGGGTATACAACATTGTGTGTCTTATTTGGGGTAAATTATTGCCAATAATAGGAAAGAAGAATGACAGGGTTTCAGTGATATGCATTGTATGGTTATAGCCACTGAAAGATGAGTAGTAGTTCAGAATTCACTTAACAGCACCTCGAAAAAACCTGATTATGATACAGAGACAATTTCTTACATTCATATATGCATATCTAATAATATGTTGTACCATAATCACAAATACACCTCCATTTAACTCTCTTCTCCCTGAACATGAAGGGTCCCAGTACAACGCTCTGAACTTCCTGAAGTTAGTTCTCCATATCCTTCGATAACCTTCTGTCTTCATCTTACCCTTCCAGGTATTTATCTTCAGCCTCACTTACCCTTCCTAACCTACACTTCTCTGCAGCAGCTTTATGTCAGTGAAAGTTActgataaaaactgaaaactgtgGCTTTTATTATGGGAGGGGAAATCAAGATAAATAGCATTTCCCAAAGAACATTTCATGAGAAGTTAATAAGTaggctaaaaacaaaaatatgcccAAAAGAAAATCCGAGTGGAAAAATCTCCTATTCAAATTTAACATGTTTCTTTACTAAAGAATTTACATGCTAAAGTGTGATCTCAAAAAGAAGTATCTGGTAGGCAACGTTAACAAATACATTTCACCATAGACCTTTCCTTTCCTCAGTTAAGCTCTTATTATCACATGCTGAAACTATTGTTCCATGGAACCCTTTTTGAGACCCctaaaggaaaaggggaaagccTAATGTGGGATTTGGGAAAACAGCGTTTTTGTCAAGATGTGTATTTTCAGGACGGGGCAGACACAGGTGCCCTACAATCGCATCAACACGCTGACCATCCTAAGGGACCTGAATCTGGGTGGTGCATATAGTATCTATGCAACACAAGGAGCAAAAAGTGAAAGCCAACTAGGCACGACAGCAAAGTAGGGCCAGAACAAGGGTGAGGGGGGCGAGGCACCCTGGGGGCAAATTTCAAGGAGGCATTAGCATGCACTAGTCTGAGAAGGAGTGTCTCTTTAGATTTTGTGCCTGAGGCACCCCACTGTCCTCACCCCAGCTTGTGCCCTTCAGAGAAGATGGACCCTCTCACTCACTTCATTCTTATGGAAGAATTTTGCCTACAAATCCCCAGATCTCTACCCTGTTACTAGAGTCtgtgacaatttttaaattaattacagaTACagtaaatgttctttgaaaaactttcaagaaatacagaaatatataaaataaaaagtgaggtTCTCTCACCCCCACAGTTCTACTCCTGGGTATAAAGgtgtatatacccaagagaattgaaaacatacgTTTACATAAAACTTGTGCATGagtgttcattgtagcattattcttATTAgccaaaaaaacagacacaaatgaataaacaaaacgtAGAATGTAGtatgtatatccatacaatggcaTATATCCAcccttaaaaaataatgaaattctgatacatgctgtatggatgaatcttgaaaacactgGCTAAGTAAAGGcaggcagacacaaaaggaaacGTATATGACTCTATTTACATGAACTGTCCAAAGCAGCCAAATTCATAcaggcagaaagtagattagtggttgccaggtcacagggggtgggggtgggaggatttGGCTGTGATTCCTAAGAGATACAGAGTTTATTGTTGAcgtgatagaaatgttctggaattagacagtggggATAGTTGCACAATATTATcaacatactaaaaaccactgaattgtacatctTAAAATGGTGTAGTATATGACATAGGAAATATagctcaataataataatttaaaagtgaaaaagagtgAGGGTCTGTCCACCTTCCCTTTGATTAACTAAAATTTATAGAATACCTATTATGCGCAAGGCACATTTGTAAATGCTTTactcattaactcatttaattctcaaaacaacccaGAGACATCTTTTAAAGGTAAGTTGAGGTAGCCCAgggggttaagtaatttgctcaaagcCCTGCTGCTAGTGACAGAAGTGGGCTTATAAAATAAGACAGTGTGTCTTCAAAGCTCAGGATGCCCACTAATTATCAGGAGTAATAATTATTACTCATTAAAACTTGGGGGGTATATATTTCCCAGTGATTTTCACTGAGGAAGTGCGGGTGCacatatgcgtgtgtgtgtgtagataaatAAAAACCATACACATGGGACTATACTAGGGGTCAGAAAACTATAGTCCATTAGCCAAATCAGGCCCATTGTCTGTGTATGTATagcccatgagctaagaatggaaacatgggttttatatttttaaatgactgagaaagaaggaaacaaaaaagagcaGTAGTCATGAcacatgaaaaatatacaaaattcaaatttcagtgtctatcaataaaattttattgggacacagccatcctcaatttaatttatttatttttttctttttttccctctgtggcTGTTTCTACGCTACAAATGCAGAATGGAGTAGTGGTGACGGAGATGGCATAAATCGgcaaaacattaaatatttttatcagtcCCTTTACAGAGATTACACCATACATGATACTCTAAAACTTTCTTTGGTCATTAAACTTTGTGTCATGTTCAACCTCCCAGATTTCCTTATAGATgtctgcaaaataaaaatgtacctaAAATTATTAAACCTTCCCCCTACTGAGAATGTCACATCCTTTATCAAGTTGCTCTCAAAACGCTTTCATTAATTTATCTGTTTCCTAATAGAATGTGAAAGTGACCTTCATTTTGGTGGCCTAGTACCTTCATGCTTGTCTCACCTGAATGCAGCAGGCTCTTCCCATGGCTGCTCAGTAGCCACCATTGATGCAGAGTCCTGAGCTGAGCTACCGTTTTGGGCTGCGTGCACAGGTCAATGTCAGATAGACTGTAGAGAGGAACGAACGCATCTCTCATTTTTCTCAACTATCCTACCTTCTTTGCTTTCGCAGAAATGTCTGTTGCTTTATAAGCAGTCATAAAAATAGACAAGGAGCTACTCTTTTGTTGGCCTCATGTAGTGGATATTGTGATGGGTCATTGATCCCTCCCCCTTCCGTGTTTAGACATTCCTTCCCCTGCTGTTGGCAGCTCATGCCTTTCAGTTGTTTCTTGCGTTGGAAATTGCCTTCAGCGTTGTCACTTGCCTAATGCCATGGGCAAATCCATCCAATAACTGGTCAGTGCAGGGATATAAAAGCCCAGCCACTTCAACTTAAGGCAAGACAATTACAAAGGGCCGtctgagctccagagctccctgtaGAATCTACTAAGGCTCAGTTAAACTTAATCATAGTGAGACTTCTGCTGCCCAGTTCTTCTCTCATCCCACAAAGTTGTTGCCCTGAGAAGAACACCCCATAAACTATCTACAATCAAATCTGGATCTTGGAGTCTGTTTCTTCTGGAAACTGACCTAAAACACTCCTCTCTAACTCTTCCCAGAGGAAGAGAGATGTGATATTTGATATGATGCCTGAGTTCGGGACAGGAAAATGAGCACCTACGGCGCAGCCCCTTCCTCTCTGTTTCTGGGCCAGCCCCCATGTAGGCAGGTGCACGCTTCACCTGCTGCTGCCTTTTGTAGGGTAAGCCCAACAGGGTCAGGCTTCAGATGATGCTTCTCAGAAGCAAGTCTGAGCAACAACCCTCAATCTCTTTTCACAGTGATGAGTCTCTAAACTGTGTGACAAAGAAGATGTCTATGGGAGTCTTCGTTGAACTCTAGATTTTCCCTAGAAGTTTAGATTTCTCCCAAAGTCTAAATTTAGCCCAAGATACTAGGAAGTCTAGTTGTAGCAGTAAGCTTAATCTAGGATCTCCAATTTGGTCGGaccaaattattaataatttgatcTCTGTTGGCTTTATTccattgtctttgttttctcagttGGATGAAAACTATGGGGCATGGATGAATCGTGATCATAATCCTAAACCCACAATGGCAAAGAGCAGCGTTACGTATGTTCAGCAGATAAATAACTCTTCACTCCTCATCGTTAACTATCCATAGTCTAATTTAACAGTCCAAATCAAGTCCAATTTACGTTTATATGCAGGGAGATGCTACCCCAGCAACCCCTTAGAGAGGGGCAAGTCTTAGTTCAAATATAGCTTGAGAACTTGCGCTTCAAGCAAGCGGTTTTCAAATAGGAAAActgagcctgtttctttatttgtaaatgaaaCTAAGAAGACCCATTTCAGATTTAGTTAAGAATTAAAAGCAATAATATATATAAACCATCTCTGGCAATACCTTATAaagtgggtactcaataaatgttaattcataGCTCAGTAAGGAACAACAACTATTATATAACACACACAAATGGGTTCTGTCTagatttttcagagaaaacaaaactcctCACTCCTCTACCTCCAAAAAAAGTAGGATGATTTTCACCCAAAAGAGACTATTTAAAGACTATTTATACAAGTTGGTGTATCAGGCTCACACCAAAGTTGACAAGTACAAAAGTAGGTAACAGGTGACAGAGATTTAGAAACAGAGAACCACAAGCACATTCATTTTCCCCCTTTATGTTCTAGCATACACAGACGGGATGCTTTGGATTGAATGGCtttgtccccctaaaattcagaTGTTAAATCTTAATGCCCAATGTGACAGAATTAAGAGGTGTGGCCTTTGgtaggtgattaggtcatgaggacagAACCcacatgaatggaattagtgcccttagaaaagagatCCCAGAGAGCTCCTTCATCCCTTATGCCAGTTGGGGAAACAACAAGAAGACAATGTCTGTGCACGAGGAAgtaggccctcaccagacactgaaggTGCCAGCACcgtgatcttgaacttcccagcctccagaactgtgagaactaaatgtttgttgtttaagccaccaagtggATGGCATTCTGCTATAGCAGCCCAAAGTGACTACGAGAAATGAGAACGTTCCCTTTGCCTGCTAAGTACACTGTTAACTCTGAGCACTGTTAACTCTgagtggtggggggcagggagggtggggataGGGCAGAGTCTCCAGAAACTGGATACCCATGATGGCGGTTACCACATTGTCACTCTTATCTGGCCGGAGGCATCAAACAACTCAAGAGTTGCCTTCATTCTGATAGCACGtagcaaaggaagaagagaagctTGTGGTAGTTAGCCTCATCATATTCTCTTCTCCTAGAGAGGGAGAACCAAGTCTCCTGATGGTTTGCCTAGAAAAGCAGCTTAAACCTAGAGATTCAATAGAAATCTGAAATGGGTGAGGCTAGCCAATGAATGACCACATTGGAAAGCCCAGTGCAGAACCAGTAACCAAGATAAGAAGGTTCAACTTACATGAATGATGAGCATTTACTACTCTGGGAAGTTCTCTGCTATGAACCAGCATTCATATTAAAGATCCTGCACACCATAGAAAAACTAAGGAAAGACAGTTTCTTTAAAGTTCTGGAAAGAAAATTCTCATATGTCACAAAGTGTTCCGGGAGAAAAACCTGGGATTGGAGGTGAAGGTGGGTGACCTTGGAATGTAGACTCTGGGGACGTAATTAATCAATCACTgacttcatttgtctttttagcTTCTGATGCCTGTGATTTCATGAACTCAGAACTATTAATACTATAAATATGACTAGCCTGGTCCAAAAATGAAGCTCTAACACCATGACCTTCAAAACTAGTGAATTCCAGAGAGGAGCTGAATGCTCTGTGAATAAATATGGCccttaccatttttattttattttaaataaatctgttGAATATAAACTttacagtactttttttttttaagtttggtgTTATTTAAAgcagacagagagggagagaaaaagagaggaaaaagaaagaggatgaggaagagagggaggaggagaaagggagggaaaaaaagagaaggcaaaggaaggaaagagacgGGAAGGGAAatccagtttttttaaaatacattcccTAATTCTTCTCAAAGAGTAGATCGTGAACTGCACTTCAGAAAGCAGTGTGTTTTATAAGTCATAAGCCCTAACAGAAGGAGAGAAGTAAAAATTAACTGAAACATACTATTTATGACTTCTGTTAGGCATTACACATGATATAAAGCACAGAGGGAATTTAAAGAATATGCTCAACTCTATATAAACATGAGGTACCAGAGATTCCAGTCCAAAGGAACAGATTGCTAACTGAAGAGGTGGGAGAAAAGTTCCAAGACCTTCTCAGGTTGTACTCTATGAGCTAATCATACCAGTTTCTCCAGGAATGCAGAATTATTGCAAAATATAAACATACTGGCAAAGCTTAACTTTATGTaacatagaagagaaaaaaaaatatttcaaggtatTTAAAAcatccccaatttaaaaatattcatttcttaactttttcttctttttatggaaaggaagaaatccCCCGGCTCACCTGTATCAAATCCCACACTTGGTACTATGTCCACAGTTCCGTGAAAGGCTCCGGCCCACGCTGAGGTAGCAGTGGTGACTGTCGTTGGATCTGTCTTTGTGATGTCACACTGGGGAGCAGGAATCCTGGCTGCACGCACTGATGGCATCAGCAGGGGCCCGTAGGATGGATCCAGGGCAGGGCCAGCagaagggtggtggtggtggtggtggtggtgccgGTGGTGCATGTGGGCGTGGGGGTGGTGGTGCCGCATGTACACATCATGCATGTGGCTGTAGGATGGGCTCACCTGAGATGCCAAAGGATAGTGCCAGGACTCAGAcacgggagggggaggggctggaccAGTCTGGTGCAGGCCATGTcctggccaggggctggggtcgGCCGTGGTAAAGGTGCCAGGGGGGGCCTGGAAGTCAGGATGAACTCCCCCCAAACAGGGTGCAGGTGGAGGCTGGTAAGAGCTGGTCCAAAAAGAAGTCGAGAAACTACTCCTTTGACTTGAGAGAGTTGAGCTGtctgagaagacagaaaaataaattatttacataagaTTCAGATCTAGGATGGACTTGCCTCTACTTGTCCAACTTTTACAAGCAGGCTAACCAGTATGCATTCTTTTTCTCCCTACACAGAGGTGAACTGAAACTAAGCAAGCCTCTGTGCTCTTGTGCCAAGTCAATGCACAAGGTTCGAGGTGCTGAAGGAGTCCACTCCAACCCTTGTTTGTTTAGCTTATGCAGTCACAGTCTGTGCTAAAGTTTGCAAATCTGGATTTAAAAGCTTCATGTCTTCCTGGGTGTCTTGCTGCCATCACATCTGAGCTCCCTATGTAATGAAAGCTTATACCATAGATGTGATTCAGGTGGGTTGGAAATAATGATGTTTACTAACTTCCTTTAAACACAAATACAACTTGCATTTGAACTAAACATTTTAATGCTGAAAGTCACAAATAGAAGAAAGGCTGCATGTAATTATGATCATCAACAATCACTTTCCATCAGGAAGAGTCTATTCCAAGTTTATGTTTTCTATAGAGGTCTACAGTCTCTAGACTGAGACTAATAATAGATAATACTTAATAATAGTGACTAAAAGCTGAACACTGGTCCAGGGGCATTTCATGGATGATCTCCATGGATCCTCACTCCAGTTCTAGGACGTAGTTCTTGTTATGATCTCCATTTCAtcaatgtggaaactgaggcaggggagAAGCCCAAGACTTCACAGCTGGCGAGTAGGCAACTGAGCTTTGAAGAAGACAGGGAGCCGGCCTCGATGGCTGGCATTCTTCATGACTGTGCCACAAGAGGGCATAATTGTAACTAGAACTTGAACAGCAGAATTTGATGAAGAGTCTGGAAATCGTGAGTGGAAGAGATTCAAGGAAGGGTCATGCGTTTGAAGAGGTGTTTGGAAAAGCGGATAATATCAAAAAAGAGCACttagagataaagaagaaagagagattcCTTCCCAACTCTGCTTCAATTGCTCCACCTCTTACTCCTCCATAACATATTTATACATGacctactatgtaccaaacaTATGGAGGCCAGGGATGACCAAACAAACATCACTTTTCATCACAATCCAATGGGGGAGGATAAGTAAATAGATATGTGCAATGCGACATGGTAAGCGCTCTCATAAGGGGGAGCACAGGAGGGCCCTAAGAAAGGGATTGCTAAATTGAAAGAGTGAGTAGGACTAGCCTTATTAAGAGGTAGGGAAGAGTGTTTTAGGCaaataaaaaagtatgtaaaaaaaggccccaaatctctctctctctctctctctctctctctctctctctctctctctctctttctctgtctgtctctctctctctctcacacacacacatacacacatacacacacacacaaagtcgcGTTTGAGAGATTGAAAAAAGTTCAGTGTGCAAAAGGTGGCAAAAATGTAAACTAAGGTCCAAGAAGGACTCAGATGGGTAAGGCCTTGCTAAGGCCATACTGGATGTGGGCCCTGTCCTGAGAAGGTCCCAGTGAGCtttaaaggattttaatttaGGGGGTGACGTAGTCAGATATCTGTTTAGAAAGATCAATACCTCCTGCGCTAGCCTGTGGCCATGGTGTGGTGTAGCtgaaagagcactggactgggagtctAGGGTCCCAGCCAGAGAACCAGCACACAGCTCTTACCCTACGTCATTTTATGGCCCCCAAATAAATCTGTTGACCTCTCTGCAGCTTAGtttcttccattaaaaatgaGGCATTTGAATtaaattgcaaatatcttttgGCTCCATAGTTCTATCATTCTGTTAACTGACCTATGATTTCTATCTGTAGCTAAAGATAAGGTTGCTTAGCATATTAGTCACGTGTCTACAGTAAGatgctatttttatgtttatgctGGGTGCCACACAAAAGAACCTTGCTAGATTTTTCCATTGAATAAAGGCTATCCTAGAAGTACTCGGAAATGAATATATTCAGAAGTCTGACATATTCATGTTTTCACTTCATAAATTTCTAGGACATATTTTGTTGGTTTGTGTTTTTAACCTCAGGGAAgcttatataaattgaatcaacCACCACAAGTGTAATTTGACTAACACAATTAGGATATCACTGTGATGTTCAAACATGCCCTTTCTCTAGCTTCCTTAAGGGCTGTAGTGCTAGCACTGCAACTTCTACCATTCCACCCCTGTCAGCCCTACACACCAGAGCTACACCATTcaccccattcattcattctatagaGAGACGGCTAGTCAGTGTTTCACATTCAAGTCTCTCCCCTGCAGAATTTCCGTGGATCTCAAAACCCTTGGGGGAATCGAGATTATGGTCTTCAAGAGGCAAAAGATGGAGGGGTATATTGTCCTCAGGTCCTCAAAACAGTCCTGGCAAACTTTTCATTGAATGATTTTGTTTTGCCACAATCACAATCCATCAGAAAATAGCACTTAAAATCAAACTTAGTGGCATTGAGGCAAATATGCTTTATTTAAGAATTGTCTTCCTTTGACATGAGAAAAGCCTGCCAATGACAAGAAAGAACATTGTGTAAGCTGTGACAAGAAAATTCAATTTGCCTTAAGTGGTGGCCATTGTAGTATATTTCTGTCACACCCAAATGAACGCTGTCAATGATTCAAGTTTAAAACCCATACGAGGAGTTTATAGAAGCTCCTTATATCAGATAGTGTAGCTTTGCCACCACAAATCTGCCACTTTGCATGGATCCAATCTTTGGTACCAAACCCTTCATTCTACTCATAAGTTTGCTCTCCTGGTGGGGCCAGAATCCCACTATAAAAATGGCTACCCCACCTCTCAGGTGTATGCCAGAAATACAGAGTTCCCCTTATTAAAATCTCCCATTTAAATGTCAAAAGTACAGAGAATATACATCACTTCTTTGGatgctttcctttatttttttcatatatatgtaaatagacccaattttattttatagatgctTAAGCATTTTGGATATGCAGACACAAATGTGAATAATGAACGAATTCATTACCAAAAATCTTGTCCACTTATGAAGTATTGTGATTAGTGAAGACATTATCATTGAAAGTggaaatctgtttttaaatatatacttcaTAAAGTCTGAACAAAGCTTTGAAATGccccagagaaaaataaaattaaaagcaacttACTATTTCCCAGTTAGTATGTCTCCTGAGATTAATACAGACTTTGCAGAGATCTATGCAGCCATTTCAAAAACAATGTTGCATTTTacaaagtaaatgaaatgatatcggatagaaaatatgtttatggGCAAATCTAAACTTCAAAACCATTATTTGGTATCTtgattgttaaaaaataatcttgataCAAAGAAACAGATGATACGCTTTTTCTTCATGCCTGGGAATCAGTGTACTTATTtcatatgtatgtaaattttttcaTTACATGACTCTTTGCTTACGAGTACTTAATCACAGCCACATTTTTTGGATGAAAAAGCATATGGAAAACTGTGCACCAgctatttctgtgaaatattgCTTTTCAGGTTATTGGGGGAAATTCAGAACTGTATACTGTTAACACTCCATGGTGACTTTGGGCTCAACGTTACTTGATAGTTGGATGATGTTAACACTGACAATCTGacatctaccaaaaaatctgaatattttgATTCAGTTTGCATCTgggattaaaaaatattgtaCACACAATATTATtcctaaacaacaacaaaaatgacaaattgaTGCATACCCACTACGATCTACCCAAAACATACCCAATACTCTCACTGTGCGATTTATACCAGAAATATACCTAAGAGATATAGAAGAGTTTAACATGGAGCGTCAAGTGGTTCTTTCAATTCATAG containing:
- the VGLL3 gene encoding transcription cofactor vestigial-like protein 3 isoform X2 is translated as MSCAEVMYHPQPYGAPQYLPNPVAAATCPTAYYHPAPQPGQQGDIGSVVDEHFSRALGQASTLHPESAISKSKMGLTPLWRDSSTLSSQRSSFSTSFWTSSYQPPPAPCLGGVHPDFQAPPGTFTTADPSPWPGHGLHQTGPAPPPPVSESWHYPLASQVSPSYSHMHDVYMRHHHPHAHMHHRHHHHHHHHPSAGPALDPSYGPLLMPSVRAARIPAPQCDITKTDPTTVTTATSAWAGAFHGTVDIVPSVGFDTGLQHQDKSKESPWY
- the VGLL3 gene encoding transcription cofactor vestigial-like protein 3 isoform X1; amino-acid sequence: MSCAEVMYHPQPYGAPQYLPNPVAAATCPTAYYHPAPQPGQQRKLAVYSKMQDSLEVTLPSKQEEEEEDEEEEEEEQEQEKDQPAEMEYLNSRCVLFTYFQGDIGSVVDEHFSRALGQASTLHPESAISKSKMGLTPLWRDSSTLSSQRSSFSTSFWTSSYQPPPAPCLGGVHPDFQAPPGTFTTADPSPWPGHGLHQTGPAPPPPVSESWHYPLASQVSPSYSHMHDVYMRHHHPHAHMHHRHHHHHHHHPSAGPALDPSYGPLLMPSVRAARIPAPQCDITKTDPTTVTTATSAWAGAFHGTVDIVPSVGFDTGLQHQDKSKESPWY